In the Mycolicibacterium thermoresistibile genome, one interval contains:
- a CDS encoding 2-hydroxyacid dehydrogenase, with amino-acid sequence MLRGDMSGVNSRSALRVLAHFRPGPKVLEFLEPESGWLDVRFCDEDDDETFHRELPHAEVIWHVLRPLSGEDLTRATRCRLVHKLGTGVNTIDVDTATERGIAVANMPGANAASVAEGTVMLMLAALRRLVELDRATRAGTGWPTDPSLGETVRDIGGSTVGLIGYGNVARRVEQIVAAMGAEVLHTSTADDGHPNWRPLNDLLARSDIVSIHVPLTEKTLGLLDATALSRMKPAAVLVNTARGAIVDEIALTEALHARRLAAAGLDVFATEPVRPNNPLLTLDNVVLTPHVSWYTVDTMRRYLTHAVDNCRRLRDGEQLADVVNGITGRRPG; translated from the coding sequence ATGTTGCGTGGTGACATGTCCGGAGTGAACTCGAGGAGTGCATTGCGGGTCCTGGCCCATTTCCGTCCCGGTCCGAAAGTCCTGGAATTTCTTGAGCCCGAGAGCGGTTGGCTCGACGTCCGGTTCTGCGACGAGGACGACGACGAGACCTTCCACCGCGAACTCCCCCACGCCGAGGTGATCTGGCATGTGCTGCGCCCGCTGTCGGGCGAGGACCTGACCAGGGCGACACGGTGCCGGCTGGTGCACAAGCTCGGCACCGGGGTCAACACCATCGACGTCGACACCGCGACCGAACGGGGTATCGCGGTGGCCAACATGCCCGGCGCCAACGCCGCGTCGGTCGCCGAGGGCACCGTGATGTTGATGCTGGCCGCGCTGCGCCGGCTGGTGGAACTGGACCGCGCCACCCGCGCCGGCACGGGCTGGCCGACGGATCCCAGCCTGGGGGAGACGGTGCGGGACATCGGCGGCAGCACCGTCGGGCTGATCGGGTACGGCAACGTCGCCCGGCGGGTCGAGCAGATCGTGGCCGCCATGGGCGCCGAGGTGCTGCACACCAGCACCGCCGACGACGGGCATCCCAACTGGCGTCCGCTCAACGACCTGCTGGCCCGGAGCGACATCGTGTCGATCCACGTCCCGCTGACCGAAAAGACCCTGGGCCTGCTCGATGCCACGGCGCTGTCCCGGATGAAACCCGCTGCGGTGCTGGTGAACACCGCGCGGGGAGCGATCGTCGACGAGATCGCGCTGACCGAGGCGCTGCACGCCCGGCGGTTGGCCGCGGCCGGGCTGGACGTGTTCGCCACCGAACCGGTGCGCCCCAACAATCCGCTGCTGACCCTCGACAACGTGGTGCTGACGCCGCACGTCAGCTGGTACACCGTCGACACCATGCGGCGTTATCTGACCCACGCGGTGGACAACTGCCGGCGGCTGCGCGACGGCGAACAACTCGCCGACGTCGTGAACGGGATCACCGGTCGGCGGCCGGGGTGA
- a CDS encoding alpha/beta hydrolase: MTRDTSASGAPGVTRQFIGVDSPTARRAGSGGHPCQGLYYRGMGRKPKVAVIATHYQIDFSEHYIADYLATRGIGFLGWNTRFRGYESSFLLDHALVDIGVGVRWLREDEGIETVILLGNSGGGSLMAAYQSQAVEPNVTPLDGMRPAAGLNELPPADGYIASAAHPGRPEVLTAWMDAAVVDENDPVATDPELDLFNPDNGPPYPPEFVARYRAAQTARNHAITDWVERELKRVRAAGFSDRPFTVMRTWADPRMVDPTLEPSRRPPNKCYVGEPARANRSARGIAAATTLCNWLSMWSLRHSQTRAEPHLARITCPALVINAEQDTGVFPSDAQRIYDALGGTDKTRVDIDTDHYFTTPGARSEQADVIARWIARRWR, translated from the coding sequence ATGACCAGAGACACCAGCGCATCCGGGGCGCCGGGAGTCACCCGCCAGTTCATCGGCGTGGACTCCCCCACCGCACGTCGCGCCGGGTCGGGCGGGCATCCCTGCCAGGGTCTGTACTACCGCGGGATGGGCCGCAAACCGAAGGTCGCGGTGATCGCCACCCACTACCAGATCGACTTCTCCGAACACTACATCGCCGACTACCTGGCCACCCGGGGCATCGGTTTCCTGGGCTGGAACACCCGGTTCCGCGGCTACGAGAGCAGTTTCCTGCTGGACCACGCCCTGGTCGACATCGGCGTCGGGGTGCGCTGGCTGCGCGAGGACGAGGGCATCGAAACCGTGATCCTGCTGGGTAACTCGGGCGGCGGATCGCTGATGGCGGCATATCAGTCCCAGGCCGTGGAACCGAACGTCACACCGCTGGACGGTATGCGACCGGCCGCCGGGCTCAACGAGCTTCCGCCCGCCGACGGCTACATCGCCTCCGCCGCGCACCCGGGCCGTCCCGAGGTGCTGACCGCCTGGATGGACGCCGCCGTGGTCGACGAGAACGACCCCGTCGCCACCGATCCGGAGCTGGACCTGTTCAACCCCGACAACGGACCGCCGTACCCGCCGGAGTTCGTCGCGCGCTACCGGGCCGCCCAGACCGCCCGCAACCACGCGATCACCGACTGGGTGGAACGCGAGCTCAAACGGGTGCGCGCCGCCGGGTTCTCCGACCGGCCGTTCACCGTGATGCGCACCTGGGCCGATCCCCGCATGGTCGACCCCACCCTCGAGCCCAGCCGACGGCCGCCCAACAAGTGTTACGTCGGCGAGCCGGCGCGGGCCAACCGCTCGGCCCGGGGGATCGCCGCGGCGACCACGCTGTGCAACTGGCTGAGCATGTGGAGCCTGCGGCACTCCCAGACCCGCGCCGAACCGCATCTGGCCCGGATCACCTGCCCGGCCCTGGTGATCAACGCCGAACAGGACACCGGGGTGTTCCCGTCCGACGCCCAGCGCATCTACGACGCCCTGGGCGGCACGGACAAGACCCGGGTCGACATCGACACCGACCACTACTTCACCACCCCCGGCGCCCGCAGCGAACAGGCCGACGTCATCGCACGGTGGATCGCCCGGCGGTGGCGCTGA